A portion of the Halopelagius inordinatus genome contains these proteins:
- a CDS encoding PIN domain-containing protein, giving the protein MKLVVDANVVISALIADSKTRELIVTLEPDLLTPEFVYDEIGNYTELIVEKSGMSPERVAQFIDLLFQYIEVVPVQEFYPHIEEAEAAIGDTDPGDVLYVACALAEDAAVWSDVTDFDEQPLVETYSTSDVIDSFDTR; this is encoded by the coding sequence ATGAAGTTGGTCGTCGATGCCAACGTCGTCATCTCCGCACTCATCGCTGACTCGAAAACCCGTGAACTCATCGTCACACTTGAACCCGACCTCCTGACACCCGAATTCGTCTACGACGAGATTGGGAACTACACAGAGTTGATCGTCGAGAAGTCCGGCATGAGTCCGGAGCGAGTCGCCCAGTTTATCGACCTCCTGTTTCAGTACATCGAGGTCGTTCCCGTCCAGGAGTTCTATCCGCACATCGAAGAGGCCGAAGCAGCGATCGGTGACACAGACCCCGGCGACGTGCTCTATGTCGCGTGCGCCCTGGCAGAGGACGCGGCAGTCTGGAGCGACGTTACTGATTTCGACGAACAGCCTCTCGTCGAGACGTATTCGACGAGCGACGTGATCGACTCGTTCGACACACGTTAG
- a CDS encoding chorismate mutase, with product MTRDTPDTDERRPDEMTLDELRAEIEDIDREIVELIARRTYVAETVAQVKDERDLPTTDEGQEEQVMRRAGQNAERFDVDSNLVKAVFRLLIELNKVEQRESR from the coding sequence ATGACACGAGACACTCCAGACACCGACGAACGGCGACCCGACGAGATGACGCTCGACGAACTGCGAGCGGAGATAGAGGATATCGACCGCGAAATCGTCGAACTCATCGCCCGACGGACCTACGTCGCAGAGACCGTCGCACAGGTGAAAGACGAACGGGACCTGCCGACGACCGACGAGGGGCAGGAAGAACAGGTGATGCGACGCGCCGGTCAGAACGCCGAACGGTTCGACGTGGACTCGAACCTGGTGAAAGCCGTCTTCCGGCTGCTCATCGAGCTGAACAAGGTGGAGCAAAGAGAGAGTCGGTGA
- a CDS encoding shikimate kinase: MHGRAVALGAGTVLNALATGVGSAFAIDAETTATVELDDSNAVTGEVAEDAAADTRLIERCVELAVERYGDGEDYGGFVRTESDVPMAAGLKSSSAAANASVLATAAALGVDPDREEACRLGVRAARETGVAVTGAFDDASASMLGGVTVTDNGDDELLARDEVEWDVLVWTPEERAYSADADVERCANVAPMAELVADLALDGRYAEAMTVNGLAFSAALGFPADPAVEAMPHATGVSLSGTGPSVVAVAEQSSAARQRQSGDVDETRCVSSASQNAERSGDVGDRTDLERVRDLWDRRDGRTRLTTTRTDGAHTL; the protein is encoded by the coding sequence ATGCACGGCCGCGCAGTAGCCCTCGGTGCCGGGACGGTGCTGAACGCCCTCGCGACGGGCGTCGGGTCCGCCTTCGCCATCGACGCCGAGACGACGGCGACGGTGGAACTCGACGACTCCAACGCCGTCACCGGCGAGGTGGCCGAAGACGCCGCCGCGGACACGCGCCTGATAGAGCGATGCGTCGAACTCGCCGTCGAACGCTACGGCGACGGCGAGGACTACGGCGGATTCGTCCGCACGGAGAGCGACGTACCGATGGCCGCGGGGTTGAAGAGTTCCAGCGCCGCCGCGAACGCGTCGGTGTTAGCAACCGCCGCCGCCCTCGGCGTCGACCCCGACAGAGAGGAGGCCTGCCGACTCGGCGTGCGCGCCGCCCGCGAAACCGGCGTCGCCGTCACCGGAGCGTTCGACGACGCCTCCGCGTCGATGCTCGGCGGCGTCACCGTGACCGACAACGGAGACGACGAACTCCTCGCCCGCGACGAGGTGGAGTGGGACGTTCTCGTCTGGACGCCCGAAGAACGCGCCTACAGCGCCGACGCCGACGTCGAACGCTGTGCGAACGTCGCGCCGATGGCGGAGTTGGTGGCCGACCTCGCACTCGACGGCCGGTACGCCGAGGCGATGACGGTGAACGGGCTGGCGTTCTCCGCCGCCCTCGGATTCCCCGCGGACCCCGCAGTCGAGGCGATGCCGCACGCCACCGGCGTCTCTCTGTCCGGGACCGGACCGAGCGTCGTCGCCGTCGCAGAGCAGAGCTCTGCGGCCCGCCAGAGGCAGTCTGGCGACGTTGACGAGACGCGTTGCGTCTCGTCCGCCAGCCAGAACGCGGAGCGTTCTGGCGACGTGGGCGACCGGACCGACCTCGAACGGGTGCGGGACCTGTGGGACCGACGCGACGGCCGGACGCGACTGACGACGACGCGGACCGACGGAGCACACACACTATGA
- a CDS encoding DUF5796 family protein, whose translation MSARNDVAPSTLGVELLEHGVQVEYTDGRTTLYRGVPEKVEGTLTTGPGKQTHILVTDPTETEGVMVYVNDLKTHDDILESTGVGRVILEQGDEEEIFPGVTARRVGGMRTEVEADPEEARGRVFAFAEDDWGEESYEFVTEE comes from the coding sequence ATGAGCGCGCGCAACGACGTTGCACCGAGTACGCTCGGCGTCGAACTCCTCGAACACGGGGTGCAGGTCGAGTACACGGACGGCCGGACGACGCTCTACCGAGGCGTCCCCGAGAAAGTCGAGGGGACCCTCACGACGGGGCCCGGAAAACAGACGCACATTCTCGTCACCGACCCGACGGAGACGGAGGGCGTGATGGTGTACGTGAACGACCTCAAGACGCACGACGACATCCTCGAATCGACGGGCGTCGGGCGCGTCATCTTAGAGCAAGGCGACGAAGAGGAGATATTCCCCGGCGTCACGGCCCGCCGCGTCGGCGGGATGCGGACCGAGGTGGAGGCCGACCCCGAGGAGGCGCGCGGGCGCGTCTTCGCGTTCGCCGAAGACGACTGGGGCGAAGAGTCCTACGAGTTCGTCACGGAGGAGTGA
- a CDS encoding DUF7508 domain-containing protein, whose amino-acid sequence MSLRKRWRPLTRSTVGETPDAYGVVEFGDEDGAVIEATAGLLPDVLREELSYGDAAKVRWKRAQSKSHADRLLDDL is encoded by the coding sequence ATGTCGCTCCGAAAGCGCTGGCGACCGCTGACGCGTTCGACCGTCGGAGAGACGCCGGACGCGTACGGCGTCGTCGAGTTCGGCGACGAAGACGGTGCGGTAATCGAAGCGACTGCGGGACTCCTCCCCGACGTTCTCAGAGAGGAACTCTCCTACGGCGACGCCGCGAAAGTCCGCTGGAAGCGCGCGCAGTCGAAGTCGCACGCGGACCGTCTGCTCGACGACCTGTAA
- a CDS encoding DUF7128 family protein, with the protein MVSTTERDNMTWYQCEGCGLLFDSEEEAEQHEGNCDTDSPSYLQ; encoded by the coding sequence ATGGTATCTACGACCGAACGCGACAACATGACGTGGTACCAGTGTGAGGGTTGCGGGTTGCTGTTCGACTCAGAGGAGGAAGCAGAGCAACACGAGGGCAACTGCGACACGGACAGTCCCTCGTACCTCCAGTAG
- a CDS encoding CDC48 family AAA ATPase: MTDEEGLTLTVRGAEKRDAGRGIARLPEATRRTLGVLSGDTVVVEGTRETVAKVWPAGAGVPEGVVLIDADTRANAGAKIDESVRVSKVDVDDARSVTLAMPDGVAFENEERAVDLIKTSLQDRPIQAGGQIHFERLSDDPFVVSETNPDGMVRITQSTRLELVRRGRVERVVASVGPTAEQEDNSTGVTYEDIGGLDEELDLVREMIELPLSEPEVFAHLGIDPPKGVLLHGPPGTGKTLIAKAVANEVDATFLTISGPEIMSKYKGESEEKLRERFEEARENAPAIVFFDEIDSIAGKREDGGDVENRIVGQLLSLMDGLDARGDVIVIGATNRVDTLDPALRRGGRFDREIEIGVPNERGRREILDVHTRRMPLAEDVDLERLAARTHGFVGADLESLGKEAAMTALRRSRRAKTGGERKSLTELQVTAADFESAMAAVEPSAMREFVAESPTTTFDEVGGLEEAKGTLERAVTWPLTYAPLFEAANTDAPSGVLLHGPPGTGKTLLARAIAGESGVNFIHVRGPELLDRYVGESEKSVREVFERARQAAPAIVFFDEIDAIATNRDSMGGDSGVTERVVSQLLTELDRLADNPNLVVLAATNRKDALDPALLRPGRLESHVEVPAPDADARRAILDVHVRGKPLADDIDLDALASRMEGYSGADVAAVCREAAMRAIEEVASAYEGEAANDHAAEILVRPEHFDAALDSVLPSGADA, translated from the coding sequence ATGACCGACGAGGAGGGTCTCACTCTGACCGTCCGCGGCGCGGAGAAACGGGACGCCGGGCGGGGAATCGCTCGGCTTCCGGAAGCGACGCGGCGGACACTCGGCGTTCTCAGCGGCGACACCGTCGTCGTGGAGGGAACGCGAGAGACGGTGGCGAAGGTGTGGCCCGCGGGGGCCGGTGTCCCCGAGGGCGTCGTCCTCATCGACGCCGACACGCGCGCGAACGCGGGAGCGAAGATAGACGAGTCCGTTCGCGTCTCGAAGGTGGACGTAGACGACGCTCGTTCCGTCACGCTGGCGATGCCGGACGGCGTCGCCTTCGAGAACGAAGAGCGGGCGGTGGACCTGATAAAGACCAGCCTGCAGGACCGACCGATACAGGCGGGCGGACAGATTCACTTCGAACGGCTCAGCGACGACCCGTTCGTCGTCAGCGAGACGAACCCCGACGGGATGGTCCGAATCACCCAGTCCACGAGGCTCGAACTCGTCAGGCGCGGACGCGTCGAACGCGTCGTCGCCTCCGTCGGCCCCACGGCGGAGCAAGAGGACAACTCGACGGGCGTCACCTACGAGGACATCGGCGGGTTAGACGAGGAACTCGACTTGGTGCGAGAGATGATAGAACTCCCCCTCTCGGAACCGGAGGTGTTCGCCCACCTCGGCATCGACCCCCCGAAGGGCGTCCTCCTCCACGGGCCGCCGGGGACGGGCAAGACCCTCATCGCGAAAGCCGTCGCGAACGAGGTGGACGCCACCTTCCTGACCATCTCGGGACCCGAGATAATGTCGAAGTACAAAGGCGAGTCCGAGGAGAAACTCCGCGAACGGTTCGAGGAGGCCAGAGAGAACGCCCCGGCCATCGTCTTCTTCGACGAGATAGACTCCATCGCGGGGAAACGAGAGGACGGCGGCGACGTCGAGAACCGCATCGTCGGCCAACTGCTCTCTCTGATGGACGGGTTGGACGCCCGCGGCGACGTCATAGTCATCGGCGCGACGAACCGCGTCGATACGCTCGACCCGGCCCTCCGCCGCGGGGGACGGTTCGACCGCGAGATAGAGATCGGCGTGCCGAACGAACGCGGCCGCCGCGAGATTCTCGACGTCCACACCCGCCGGATGCCCCTCGCGGAGGACGTCGATTTAGAACGCCTCGCCGCGCGGACCCACGGGTTCGTCGGCGCCGATCTCGAATCGCTCGGGAAGGAGGCGGCGATGACGGCGCTCAGACGCTCTCGGCGCGCGAAGACGGGCGGAGAGAGGAAGTCTCTGACCGAGTTGCAGGTCACCGCCGCAGACTTCGAGTCGGCGATGGCGGCGGTCGAACCCTCCGCGATGCGGGAGTTCGTCGCCGAGTCGCCGACGACGACGTTCGACGAAGTCGGCGGCTTAGAGGAGGCGAAGGGAACGCTCGAACGCGCCGTGACGTGGCCGCTGACGTACGCGCCCCTGTTCGAGGCGGCCAACACGGACGCGCCCTCCGGCGTCTTGCTCCACGGGCCGCCGGGGACGGGCAAGACGCTCTTGGCCCGCGCCATCGCGGGCGAAAGCGGCGTCAACTTCATCCACGTCCGCGGCCCGGAACTTCTCGACCGCTACGTCGGCGAATCCGAGAAGTCGGTCCGCGAGGTGTTCGAACGGGCGCGACAGGCGGCCCCGGCCATCGTCTTCTTCGACGAGATAGACGCCATCGCGACGAACCGCGACTCGATGGGCGGCGACTCCGGCGTCACCGAACGCGTCGTCTCGCAACTCCTGACGGAACTGGACCGACTGGCGGACAACCCGAACCTCGTCGTCCTCGCGGCGACGAACCGAAAGGACGCGCTCGACCCTGCGCTCCTCAGACCGGGCCGCCTCGAATCGCACGTCGAAGTTCCCGCGCCCGACGCGGACGCCCGGCGGGCCATCCTCGACGTCCACGTCCGCGGCAAACCGCTGGCGGACGATATCGACCTCGACGCGTTGGCGTCGCGGATGGAGGGCTACTCCGGGGCGGACGTGGCCGCGGTCTGTCGCGAGGCGGCGATGCGCGCGATAGAGGAGGTGGCCTCGGCGTACGAGGGCGAGGCGGCGAACGACCACGCGGCGGAGATACTGGTTCGACCGGAACATTTCGACGCCGCCCTCGACTCCGTTCTCCCGTCCGGCGCGGACGCGTAG
- a CDS encoding AI-2E family transporter: MTRLPSERSRIAWWGLTAVLASFLVFATYRFVGTVVLAIFVYYGTRPVYHRVRPHVGSDEHAASATVFLLAVPVLAFVAYLAAMGLSELSTFAEQYQQILQPYVNVEALQSSPVETVRSAFRDSDGGGRAGSAATAVLGVLGAATTAVMHTFFALLIAFYLLREERDISGWFRSEVAERGSAGYAYVSAVDTDLETVYFSTTLLVFVVAVVALFVYHGYNFLAPQAVAVPIPTAVAIATGMASLIPLVVGKVVYLPLVGYLSVSALQADGSLLVYPLALLVVAFLLLDFVPLTFVLPKLAARSTHTGLVLFGYIGGPMLFGWYGLFLGPFIVVLSVQVVRLVFSELIHGQPVTPYVTAAESIGSDPPPNDD, from the coding sequence ATGACGCGTCTACCGTCCGAGCGTTCGCGCATCGCGTGGTGGGGACTGACCGCCGTTCTCGCTTCGTTTCTCGTCTTCGCCACCTACCGGTTCGTCGGAACCGTGGTGCTCGCTATCTTCGTTTACTACGGTACTCGACCGGTGTACCACCGCGTTCGACCCCACGTCGGGTCGGACGAACACGCCGCCTCCGCGACGGTGTTTCTCCTCGCGGTTCCGGTCCTCGCGTTCGTCGCGTACCTCGCCGCGATGGGTCTCAGCGAACTCAGCACGTTCGCAGAGCAGTACCAACAGATCCTACAACCGTACGTGAACGTGGAGGCGTTGCAGTCGAGTCCGGTCGAGACGGTTCGGTCGGCGTTTCGAGACTCGGACGGCGGGGGGCGGGCCGGGTCGGCGGCCACGGCCGTTCTCGGGGTGCTCGGCGCGGCGACGACGGCGGTGATGCACACGTTCTTTGCGCTTCTCATCGCCTTCTACCTCCTCCGCGAGGAGCGAGACATCTCCGGGTGGTTCCGCTCGGAGGTGGCCGAGAGAGGCTCTGCGGGGTACGCCTACGTCTCGGCCGTGGACACCGACCTCGAAACCGTCTACTTCAGCACGACGCTTCTCGTGTTCGTCGTCGCCGTCGTCGCTCTCTTCGTCTACCACGGCTACAACTTCCTCGCGCCGCAGGCCGTCGCGGTGCCGATTCCCACCGCCGTCGCTATCGCGACGGGGATGGCGAGTCTGATTCCGCTGGTCGTCGGGAAAGTGGTCTACCTGCCGTTGGTCGGCTACCTCTCCGTTTCGGCCCTCCAGGCGGACGGGTCGCTTCTCGTCTATCCGCTCGCGCTCTTGGTCGTCGCGTTCCTCCTTTTGGACTTCGTTCCCCTCACGTTCGTCCTCCCGAAACTGGCCGCTCGGAGCACGCACACCGGACTCGTCCTGTTCGGATACATCGGCGGGCCGATGCTGTTCGGCTGGTACGGCCTGTTTCTCGGCCCGTTCATCGTCGTTCTCTCGGTGCAGGTCGTTCGGCTGGTGTTCAGCGAGTTGATCCACGGTCAACCGGTGACGCCGTACGTCACCGCCGCCGAATCTATCGGCTCGGACCCGCCGCCGAACGACGACTGA